agcacggtcctcaggttcgaggagtagtcgtagtcgagaccgttcctcatcatcatctgtgCATAACAACGAGAAGCCGggtagattttattttatttatatatatgtcgaagttaaagtaaatatatttttattgatgaatttcatatattaatattttcagccggatttgatgcggatatcgccggttaccaccatttacatcgggttcaaggtctcatcgtaccgtttattactggattccatgatgttgtagcagatggcaattgtggatttcgtgttttagcaGATGCCATCACCTATAACCAGGAagagtggaagctgatgagagtgctcatagagaatgagatgcgggcaaaccgtgatctgtatgcgccagtgtacgggaatggatttgatgctgccctcacGCGTATTAAATGGCAGGAGCGGGGtgtggtgagtcccactggatggtgagtccggatgacttatatgctgctgcatctgtattAAATGCAGTCATATTCCTTTTTACTACATCacagttaggatgttgcactatactgccgatgTGTTcagacgatggaagaccaccagagcgagagattgtgatttgtcatttgggaagttatcatcactacatacgtctttatttacatcctGCATTTCCatgcctcccattgccacccaatggcgtCTATATCATGATTCGAGTGTTCGTCAGTTGGACAATCTATACGCCGAAAGGAAagaggcttggactagattatatgttttaattaataatatttattcactaatttatattattgtttcttgatttgagttaaaattgtatggtatttttaggttttaagtacaattctgtagttacgggtttaatggtctatttacgggtttagaaacatatttttttttctaatccgACACGCaggcgtgtggatatcacgcctcaccgcatggtcgggcgtgatagccacacgcctcaccgcgtggtcggacgtgataggcGGTTTgcctatcacgtccgaccacgcggtgaggcgtgtggctatcacgcccgaccatgcggtgaggcgtgatatccacacgcccgcgtgtcgtattgggaaaaaaaatatgttcccctccccaaaacccatgaaagggcattttcatcCTTTCACGAGGCTAGGGttgggaatttggggctgggtttaacaacacccattATAATACTATACACATTGGTCTTGTACTAGTTTATCTACTTCAATTAGGGGTGGCAAAAGTACACACGACCAgattacacgacacgaaattGACACGCAATTTTAGTATTTGGGTTTAGTTTAGTAGGcacagttaaacctcgataaatgaatgttcgatagagtaataacctcgtttatatataaattctttcggtcccgacttgagccaatggactaaagtaataatctcgctaaatgcattaagtaataaaaatatttaaatccctTAGAGCctgatgaaaatataaattaataattattgaattacatacAATATGTAATTACAtacatttatcgaggttttactgtaatgtgtaatttttgggttgacacgaaagtGACATACAAATTTTTAGGTTGGTTTAGGGTTGATGTGCTAACCCGAAAACGATACGAAATtacacgaatatttaaaattattgttatattctctcgtgtttttatATGTCACTTTACTAATAAagttataattattacttgcaaatatgATTCGAAACTCCTagattgttataaacacattacatgacccctGACATGATATTAACGGACTTATTGATGGTTTGTGTTAACATAAATGACATAACCTATTTGAAAACAATATCTGCCtatattttaaaagttatcattaataGATATGCATAACAAAtctacatgtaacccgaaaacacgatacAAAATCGACATTAACCTGAACAAGTTAACACGAttgtgacacgaaagtttttgaatTGGATTTGGGTTCGCTCTTTTTAACACAAATCCGAAAATGACACTATAAGAACATATAACTCGAAAATAGCATATACCTTGTCCAAAAAGACTATGATCCATCACCAAACCGAAACAAGAATGATAACATTTCATTTGCTTGTGGCTCTAGTTTATCTCCTGACAGAAACACAATAGCTCTTCCATTTATATCTATCCAACTGCATCCTGGAACCTTTCTCACTCCCTTCAAACCCATCTCTTTCCTGAGTTTTTGCTCCTTCCTATGTTCCCCATTTGCAGCATATAAATTGCACATACTTACATGACCAGCTGCATTTCCTGGATCTAGCTCAAGGAGTCTTGCCGCAGCTCGTTCACCAATTTCAGCATTTTTCTCACCATAACCACACATTCCAAGCAATGCACCCCATATAGCATGATTTCTTTCTACAGGCAATCCCAGGATGaattcttctgcttcttttacCTTCCCCGCTCGGCCTAAAAGATGGATCATGCAAATGTAATGTTCCAACCCTGGTTCAATTGCATATACATCCTTCATTTCATTAAATACTTCCCATCCTTGATTGATTAGCCCTACATTTGCACATGCTGAGAGCACGCCCAGAAAAGTGATGGAATTTGGGGAAAATCCCATGATCCGAAAGAACTTCAATGCTACATTTGCCAGCCCATGATGTGAAAATCCCATGATCATGGAATTCCAAGATATCAGGTCATGAGTATTCATGTCTGAGAAAACTCTATAAGCATCATTTATTACTCCACATTTTGCATACATTGAGATCAAAGAATTATCAAGAATCAAATCACGGTTATATAGAGTTTTCATCACCATACCATGCAACTGCAGCCCTTGATGAAGACATGCCGTTGCACCTGCAGCTCCGAAAAGAATAGCATAGGTATTACTTAGGGGAGCGACCCTGCGTGCTTGCATCTCCAAAAACAAAGACATAGCCTCAGCAAAAAGCTCGTTTTGGACATGCCCTGAAATCACTGTTGTCCATGCAATTGCATCTTTTTCCGGCATGTTATGGAACATTCGACATGCTTTGGATACATTTCCAACACTAAAATATCCATCAACCATTGAAGTCCAAGTGATCTTGTCCCGGCAAGGTGCTACGTCAAACAAACTTTGAGCCTTTTCGAGTTCCCCAATGCAAACATAACCATTAATTATGCAGTTGTAGGACTGAATAGCATGACTAAATGAGTTCCTATCAAGTATGTAAAGTGCAGTTTCCATCAAGCCTAATGATGAGTACATGTAAATTAGGCTCTTAGATAATCTTCCATCAAAATCTCCATGTTCTAACTCGTTGATTATTACCTGAGCATGTAATTGCTTGCCAAGGCTCAGAAATCCTATGCCAGCACAAGCATAAACAAGTGATATAAAAGTTTCTGCATTGGGTATTATAGCAGAGCTATTCTTCATCTCAAGAAAAAGCAACAATGCATCTTGAAAGAATCCATTCCAAGCAAATCCACCAATCATTGCAGTCCAACAAACTATATTTCTCTTAGGAGTCCTTTGGAACAAACAATACCCTTCTTCCACTTCACCTGCCCTGCAATAACCTGCTACCATACTTGTCCAAGTAATCGCATTTCTAAGCTCCATCTCATCAAACAAAGCCCTTGCTTCCTCCATTCTACCATTCTCTGCATACCCTGAAATCATGGTGTTCCAAGAAACTTCATTCTTGACAGGCATCTCATCAAAAACCAACCTTGCATCCTCCAAATCTCCATTTTTAATCAGCCCAACAATCATCGCATTCCACGAAACAACATTCCTTtcaggcatttcatcaaacagcCTCCTGGCTTCACAAATCCTACCTGCATCTGCCAAACCATAAAGCATGGAAGTCCATGAAACAACATTTCTCTCAGGCATTTCTTCAAACAACATCCTCGCTTCAATCAGCCTCCCACTCCGCAAAAGCCCGGATAACATAACATTATAAGTGACAACATTTCTTTGAGGCATGATATCAAAAAGAGCTCGAGTTTCATCAACAAAGCCGCTCCTTGAGTATTTAGTAAGTAACGAAGTCCAATAAACAACACGCCTAAGGGGACTTCTCTCAGGCATTTTGTTGAGCAGGTTGTTTGCATCACGGAGTTCACCCTGGGACAAGAAATTGAGGAGTCGGTGTTCATTGTATGTGAATTCGGTGTGGTGAGTTTTGGAAAATGCAATTTGGGAATTGAAAAATCGGACATTGATGAAGTAGGAGTAAACGTGGGTGGAAAATCTTGGAAGAGAGAATGTAAGAGCTCTGACACCAAAGGCGGGCATTAAGCCATTAACAGGTTTTGAAAAGGGGACGTTTAAAGCGCCGTAAATATTTTTGGACTTTCTCACTATATATAAGTCTGGATACGTGTGATCCTATTTTcctttttaaaaagaaaagtaATCAAATTTAAGTTCCGTTTTGGGTTCTCTGTACCCTCTCCAATCTCAACTTCTTCTCAGAGCCAGATTCAACAATGGAGTTTCTGGATGAGGACGCAAGACCCAGAATTGTCTTTCAATCACGCCCATTACCATCTTCATTCACCGATAGCGAAACCCAACAAAAGCCGCTCAACAAACCACTAATCTTCCTTTCAATTTCTTTCTCCTCCCTATTATTGTTTCTCTCAATTCTTTTTGTCGAAACTGAACCCTTTAAATCTCTCCTCATCTGGGTCTCCCTCTCCTTCGTCGTTGGCCCTTTTGCCCCATCTCATATTACCGGCGGTGACATTCGCGTCGGTCAAGGCCCAATCCTTGAGCCCCTTGAAGAAGAACCTGAAATCTCAACTGAAAAAAGAGCTCCAAGGAAGAGATCGAAACCGATTAGATCTGAAGAAACTGTTGTAAATCCAATTGTTTCCGTGGGAACAACAAATGGATTATCAATTAAGGAAAAGAAAGATGAGGCTTTGGCGAATAGTAGAAGTAAGTCGGCGGAAAATGCTGAAGAAAAGGAGTGGAGTACAGAGGATGTAGAGATATTGAAGAAACAAATGGTGAAGAATCCTGTAGGGAAGCCAAAGAGATGGGAAGTGATAGCAGAGGCGTTTAAGGGGAGGCATAGAGTGGAGGGTGTAATAAAGAAGTCGAAAGAAATGGGAGAGAAGAAGTTGGATGATAATGATTCGTATGCACAATTTCTGAAGAACAGAAAGCCGATGGATTCAAAAAGAATTGAATCTGAAATAGGTGAAGTTAAGAAAGATGATCAGAAGTGTAATGGAGGAATGGAATGGAGTAGTGCAGAGGATATTGCATTGCTTAATGGATTGAAAGCTTTCCCAAAGGAAGTGGCAATGAGATGGGAGAAGATTGCAGCAGCAGTTCCAGGGAAAACAAAAGCAGCTTGTATCAAGAGAGTTTCTGATTTGAAAAAGGATTTTCGTAGCTCAAAAGCTGGTGCTGAGAATTAGATGAAATGTTTGAGAGAGCACTGGTAAaagctttttcttttttgacatAGATAAAGAAAACAGCAAGTTGTCTACTTTTCCTTTGCCATTTTTAATACATACTTTGAATTGTTATTTGGTTGATGAAGTTGGGTTCTAACTAATTGATTTGATCATGTTTTTTTGTTAAGAGTAAGGGAGAATCTTAATTTGATTTCGTAAAAGAAGTAAAGTAACCAACTGTGGAGTAATATTTGAGGTTTCTTTCATGATTGTCGTATCCCTAGAATTTATTGATTCAGATGCTCTAATGTTTCAACTGTGATAAATGGAAGATATAGTATTCTGCATTGCTGTTATGTTTGCTACCAGTTCTGTTTTTGGTGTTTCAAATTTCAAgtaattgtaattataagttgcCTTGAAGTGAGAGCCATTAGAGCAGTCGAAACAAGTAATTGTAATTGAAAGTTGCCTTGAAGTGAGAGCCAAAGACTGTCCTGTAGTACAACTTTGTGGTGAGTGTATGCTGTTGCTAATAGCGAATTGTTTGTTTCTCAAATCTTTGTTTGTAACTGCAACTGGAATAGCTGAAAATATGTAGGAAATTTGAATAGATTGTGTGAATTAGATTAGCTATTGCCCTTTGAAATGTATATATTTGATTGAAGATACAGAAAATTACTTAATCTTGTCACTTGCAACAAATGGACTGCTTTAGGCACTTAACAAGTACACCTAATTTAATCTATGATTGTCGAAAACGAAACCATTATGACATATGTTATGCTCAAGTTCAAGCAGGCCTTAAGTGTCTTTTATCTTAAATGATATTATTGAAGTGTCTTTGAGGTTTTGACAGATGGAGAAtcaatttagaaaaataatcaAGTGTTATGTATCAGTTGAATTTAGGCTATTACAGGAACATCGTGTCTCAGTGTTATTTTTATCACCATATTTGATATCTTCTAATGCAGATTGCTGTCATCAAATGGTCAACCAGCTTTTGTAGGAAATACACAAAGTTTGATAATAAAAAATGGGTCTTTTGCAGACTAATTGCTGGTTTTCAGAACAGCACTTCAAACAGCAACTGGAAAAGGTTGAAAGTTTCCTTAATCTCTTCAGATGGTAGCCTAGGAAAGGAATGAAGCGATCAACTGATAGTCAACATGATTGTGTTGTTAACTTGCCaaagcattatatatatatattcaccaACATTTGACAGTGCCACGGGTTATTATTTTAGGTGGTAATGTTGGCCAATTTAGTAATGCACTTGAAAGATGATTAATTGCCTTTGATATTCTTTTGCCTATTTTATGAGGGACAATAAAgtgaaaaattacattagaatGACAAGTAATGAATTAGAAAACTCAAGGTAAACATGAGCAGACATGATGAAATAGAAGCATTGCTTTTAAGGATGACTCTGCTTTGTGGTTGGGTTAATGTAAATTGAAGTGATTGACAACCAACTCATTCGGTATTCGCTTCactaaaaatcattaaaatgtCATTTTAAAACAAATGCACATTCTCTAGTTAACTCAAGATATCCTCCAGGAAGAAAATCCTAGTACAAAACAATAATCGATATCATAATAAATATTCAGGACCTGACTGGTCTTCTGTAATCTCATATATACTGCTATAGAATTCTGATTTATTGGCAAAAAGGTGAAGAACTAAAATTCATTATTCCATTCTACAATTCTAGATGAATTATTATTCTAACTGTTTTGCCAATGCCTGCAAAATCCATAGATAATCTCTACTTTCTTCTAATAAATATGGACATACTTTTTGGCACTTTTCCACGGATCAggaaatcaataaaatactgACTCTGAATCAATAAATTGTGAAAATTCCATAACATCTACTGTAAAAGAAAATTCCGAGTCTTCATTGGCTACCAGAAGCACAAATCAGATCACTTCTAATCGAAAAATGAAGTTAAAAAAAGAACTATCTGGAGCTGCCAAATCCTAGGAGCTGGTCCACAAGTTGTTCAACAGACTTGGCAAGGCTGTCAGCTGCCTCCTGGGTTGATGCCTCTGCATATACACGTACGACATCCTCTGTCCCCGATGGCCGTATGAAACATCGACCCTGAGGGTGTTTTcctgaatgaatgaatgaatgaatgaagaGTCAAAATCCCAGTTGTTAAATTCAATATGGCACACTccctaaataagaaaacaaCCCATTTCATTCAAGCAAGGCATGTTGAAAATAATAATGCACAGTTGAAGAAGGAACTAAACTTATACAGTTCGACTAAATGCTATGAAGATCAAATGCATGAAAATAGTATTCCAGTCTGCAATATGGCATTACCAACTTCTGCATTAATGGCATCTTGAATGCCAGGGGGTCTCACAACCACAGTCTCAGCATTTGCAGTAACAACAGCACTTCTGTCTACAACTTTGACCTGGTAATCGACAGCACCAGAAAAAGCATCAACTTCCAAAATTTAAGAGAAATACAAATAATACATAGCTTGTGATTGCATTAAAGGCTATTTCACTCCTATCAAATACTGAGATTTGCCTTATACTTTTAATGGCTAATTTAAGTCGTTTGATTCAATTGAAATATTGAAATATTTGAGTAgaactttttatttgaaaatgcaATTATGATCTTTTCCTTAAATTATTTCTTATCATTTAGATATAGGAAATTGGCCAGAAGTGGTCTAATTTGAACGAGATAGTTGATTTTGGACAATAATTTAAACTTAGCTGACAAGTTAAAAGGGAAATTAAATTAGTCTTCCAATCCAGCAAGCTGTTAAGGAACTAAGCTTCCAAAGCCAACTTCCGCAAGATCCCTCCCTTAGAAATTTATCAGGTGTGACATTATGAATATGCAGTATATCATTAGCTTGATTAAACAAACAATATAAGGAAAAACGATTGAGATATATACTCTTAAAGAAATCATGTAAGGAGCCAACCTTAAGCTGCCTGCTTGGTAAATCACGGTAAAGCTCATCCCACTTACTAATTGACCATCCCTTGTGTTGTAAAATTGCCTCCACCAAAAGCAAACCACTtaaagcatctccaacagcctgaTTGATCAGCTTACTAACTGCTAATAGTCTCAGAGCAGCTTTGTGCTGCTCTGCACCTGAGTCAACAAAGAAACTCGTGACATTTTAAATGAAATACCTTGTGAAATTTCAGACTTGGACTTTGCATATAAGCAATACTTAAACGTAAGATTAAATCATAAATAACATTTACCTTTTGGAGACGGCTCATCACATCTTGCCTCCAACCAAGATACAAAATGTTCTGAGAATAAGATGGTGCCATGGCCATTGGCCTCAAAATAGATCCCGATATCATATTGTATAGCTTGCTCATGTAAATATTTCACTCCAGTTGGAGTGAAGATGACTCCTAGGCCTAACTGTTTTAGGTAGTCAGTAGAAGCTCCATTAGCATAAGCTGTCTGTATAATGCCAACACGAGGTTGATATTCATCATTTATCTTTCCATTCCCCTCCATGCTAATAACGCTCAATTGCTCCTTTATGAATAGAGCAAACAAAGATAGTATCTTATCTCCATCAACAAGAGCAATCTTGCTGCTATTGCTTGGCACAACAGAAAAATAAACAAGTCGGTCAGCATCTCCATCCAAACTTGCACACCTGAAACACTAGAAACATTCATGCAGTTAGCTCGTCTTCCAACCAATCACTGTCATAGTATATAAAGTACAAACAGCATCCGTAGAAGTTATCAAGTTAAGCTGTCAAGAAAATCCTTTGTAGGTAGTTATAATAGCTGTTCTACAAAAACTTGTAACTGAAAATCCTAGTTCAAAATCAGGTCTTTGTACcaaaattaaattttcaaaCGCCAACAGATCCTTTAAGCTTATGCCTATTATGACTAAGAAACAACACTTTCTGTGCAACTGTAGTTGCAAACATGCAAGTTATCGTCTGCATATTCTGCAATTTCAATAGGGACTCAACATAATATAACTGCTCGCATGCCATGAGCAGAAAAAGCGAACTATACAAATTTATTTGCACGAGGCAACTAGTTTACAGAAGAATGAGATGTCTGACCTTATACCCACATCCTTAGAACCAAATCCTTGCGGAACAGCCTTCTCTTTCTGCACATAATCAGCTCCAACTCCTTCATTGAGAACACCCTCTTTTCCAGAATTGCGAACCTCGATAGACAAACCATTCAACATCTTCTTCAGGACTTCAAGCTTTTCTCCACCCACACCATTAGCCCCGTCCACAACCAGCTTATCATCTGCCTGATtgattttatttctatttggaATCAAATCAATCAAGCACCTAACATACCATGGAATGATACCAAGTATACATCaggtgacttttttttttttttttttcagtgcATCTAGCCAGAAAATTTATATGAAATCTTAAATTAACCTGAATGAGCTAGATAGTTGCTCGTAGTAAGCAGTTTCAGTTGCTTTCATGCACTTATTTCTAGCACGAACCATCCAATGTAGTTGTGGAGTAGTTAAAATCCCCATGTCAAAAGTATGTGCTCCTACAATTGAATCAATTCCCTTCACACGCAAAAAGTACAATAAACTTTCTCAAAGAGATAAATTAAAAGGCAAAAGACCACATACTTCAAACCTTGCGGAAACAAGTTCTACTAACTTTCATTTGGAAAAACATATACGATAATTTACTAAAGGGAGGACATACTTGTTTGGCACATTCAAGAAGGGATTCACCACTAGGTCTTGTGTCTCTTCCCAACAATACCTCGGCTGAACGCACTccatcaaaagggatattttcCTTCTTTACAAATTCATCTATCAACTGTTTAAAGAGGAAAAGGCAAAGGTCAGATTACTTTAATCTTTTCATTTAGGCAATCaatcaaaagaaaaagggaaaagaaaaCCAAAAAGATAATATCAACTATTATACGAATCTcaaatacatatacataacaTAACTTACAGAGACATGCTACATCAACTAAATCAGAATAAACAAGCGCAAGCAAACACGTCCTGACATATAAAAAACATCCAATTGCAAGCAGTTAAAAATGGCATTCTTTTCCCCCATATTCTCTGCTGTTCGAGATTACAACTGCTACTGAAATAATTACTAACCTGAACAAGGTCTTGGGGAGAAGCAGCATTGGCAATGGCATCCGCAAAGGGCTCCCAGTCTTGAGTGAGCATACCACCACTTGGATCAGCAACTTTGACTCCATTATCAGTAGCTTTGTTGTGTGATGCAGTGATCATTAAGCCAATCACTGACTGGGTCTTTAAAGATCTAAGAGCAGCCAAAATCCCAACCCTGAACACTGTTGATTGAAGGATTGATGCATCTTCCCTAAACCCAGCTGTACCATAGGCGATTGTAATTCCTGCAAATTCAATTGCGCATCGGaaagtttaaaaaaaagataaaataaataataatgataataataataacagcaaATGGCATTGGTACCTTGAGGAGGTGAGTAGAGAGAGGAAGAGTCTAGTATTAGAGATTTTTGACGTTCGTCCATGGTGTTGTATCTGCAGAGAGAACGAGACTGTCTTGAGAATCCCAAATTCGACTTGTTTCCAATCAAAAAGGTGGTGTTGGGGAATTAGCTTCAACTTATGATTAGGTGTATGATCTGAAACATCAAAACTCTAAGGTTGCATTTGGTGCGTTGTAATGTAACGAAGTATGTAATGGAATTGAACAGTaattccattaccatgtttggttagcAAACTTGAAATTTTGATGAAATGTGATTACGATTACATTACTATGTTTGTTTTGCtaaatgtaatcataaaattCTATTTACTCTTGTAatgtaattaaattatataattctATTAATGTTATATCATATATGTTGTGTATTAATTATacaacaaatatatatatcaacaataataaaaattggAAATAATAAATCTCAACAATATAAACTTGAAAATTAAGTAATATATATATGACTAAATATTAGAGTAATTTcataagagttttttttttaaccaaatacAAGTTCAAATTCAAGAGTTTTCTTCTAAGCCAATCTATACAAATTACATCAACAAATTTTGAGTAGCTTCTCCAAAACGCAACTACATGAACTGAACTAATGTTGAGATCTATCATCTATGCAAAAGTGCAACAAGGTTAAATATGTGGCGAGAAGTTATCTTAACCAAAAGGTGCACTTAAAAGGACATGAAAAGGAGCTCAAATCAAAGACTACAAAGGGTGAAAACAAAGCAATTCATGACAACTCAACAAAATTAGCTTAATCCCCAAATATCACCAGCTCCCAAGTTAACACTAACCATAAAATAATGCAATAGGATATAAGTATATGTTTCGATCTCAAAGTGATCACATATTTCATAATTTAAAATCCCAAACCAATTAGGATGTGCATATAGCAATAACCAATTAGAATATGATCCAAAAATGCATTCCTACTGCATTACATTGAGGGCTTAGAAGTCTATACTAGTTTAACAAACTGAATTGGAAACATAGATTCTCCATAGCAAATAACAGATATAAATTGAAACAAGTACTAAGCAAAAAATTTGAATTAAGTGCAAGTAACAGACTATCAGAAACATGGAATGAGGGCTACAGAGTCAGACACTGGTGAAAGCATGAGTACAATTTAGGCAGAGGAAATTGAAAGCTTTTATTTGATGACTTCCAGAAATTATTGTGAAGCTAATTATATAGCAAGCGGAGCACATCAAATACCACTCAACTTCAACAGAATTctggaaatatatatatatgtatatatatttaacatATCTACTTGAGATGGAGAGACAGTTCCTTTGTTGGCTTTAATTATGATGTTAATTGGTGAAGAGGTAGAAGATTTGAATTGAATTGAGTAACATTCTTGTGTTCATTTATTCCCCTACCAATTTAAGTCTGACATTCACTTCCCCATtcaattcaaaaaataaaagataaaaatctGATCCCACCACTTTCTCGTTTTTTCTAACATGCCCAAAAATTCATTCATGaaaggaatatatatatatatatatatacctatatttAGCAAATCAATGACAGTAGAATAACAAATCTTGAGTAAAATGCAGAATATGAAGGAGTGTTACAACAACTTGGGACCTAGatttaaaaattacaaaaccaCTAAAATAAAAGCTAATCAAGGTGAAAAGTGATCCAGCTGACAGAAAATCAGTCGATTGGAGGAAAATTTGAACTCTGTTTCAGTCTCTAATTACAGTAAAAATGAATCGAAATGTGTATAGGTGTGATCTAAGGACGAAGATGAGATAAAAGCGATAAAAGCAtatgaagaaatcagaaaaggAATTGAGTACCTGATGCGAGACAGCAGCGAAAAAGAGGGGGTCGATCTCCGGCGTC
The sequence above is drawn from the Euphorbia lathyris chromosome 6, ddEupLath1.1, whole genome shotgun sequence genome and encodes:
- the LOC136232690 gene encoding pentatricopeptide repeat-containing protein At1g32415, mitochondrial; the encoded protein is MPAFGVRALTFSLPRFSTHVYSYFINVRFFNSQIAFSKTHHTEFTYNEHRLLNFLSQGELRDANNLLNKMPERSPLRRVVYWTSLLTKYSRSGFVDETRALFDIMPQRNVVTYNVMLSGLLRSGRLIEARMLFEEMPERNVVSWTSMLYGLADAGRICEARRLFDEMPERNVVSWNAMIVGLIKNGDLEDARLVFDEMPVKNEVSWNTMISGYAENGRMEEARALFDEMELRNAITWTSMVAGYCRAGEVEEGYCLFQRTPKRNIVCWTAMIGGFAWNGFFQDALLLFLEMKNSSAIIPNAETFISLVYACAGIGFLSLGKQLHAQVIINELEHGDFDGRLSKSLIYMYSSLGLMETALYILDRNSFSHAIQSYNCIINGYVCIGELEKAQSLFDVAPCRDKITWTSMVDGYFSVGNVSKACRMFHNMPEKDAIAWTTVISGHVQNELFAEAMSLFLEMQARRVAPLSNTYAILFGAAGATACLHQGLQLHGMVMKTLYNRDLILDNSLISMYAKCGVINDAYRVFSDMNTHDLISWNSMIMGFSHHGLANVALKFFRIMGFSPNSITFLGVLSACANVGLINQGWEVFNEMKDVYAIEPGLEHYICMIHLLGRAGKVKEAEEFILGLPVERNHAIWGALLGMCGYGEKNAEIGERAAARLLELDPGNAAGHVSMCNLYAANGEHRKEQKLRKEMGLKGVRKVPGCSWIDINGRAIVFLSGDKLEPQANEMLSFLFRFGDGS
- the LOC136232692 gene encoding transcription factor MAMYB, which codes for MEFLDEDARPRIVFQSRPLPSSFTDSETQQKPLNKPLIFLSISFSSLLLFLSILFVETEPFKSLLIWVSLSFVVGPFAPSHITGGDIRVGQGPILEPLEEEPEISTEKRAPRKRSKPIRSEETVVNPIVSVGTTNGLSIKEKKDEALANSRSKSAENAEEKEWSTEDVEILKKQMVKNPVGKPKRWEVIAEAFKGRHRVEGVIKKSKEMGEKKLDDNDSYAQFLKNRKPMDSKRIESEIGEVKKDDQKCNGGMEWSSAEDIALLNGLKAFPKEVAMRWEKIAAAVPGKTKAACIKRVSDLKKDFRSSKAGAEN
- the LOC136232691 gene encoding phosphoacetylglucosamine mutase; this translates as MDERQKSLILDSSSLYSPPQGITIAYGTAGFREDASILQSTVFRVGILAALRSLKTQSVIGLMITASHNKATDNGVKVADPSGGMLTQDWEPFADAIANAASPQDLVQLIDEFVKKENIPFDGVRSAEVLLGRDTRPSGESLLECAKQGIDSIVGAHTFDMGILTTPQLHWMVRARNKCMKATETAYYEQLSSSFRCLIDLIPNRNKINQADDKLVVDGANGVGGEKLEVLKKMLNGLSIEVRNSGKEGVLNEGVGADYVQKEKAVPQGFGSKDVGIRCASLDGDADRLVYFSVVPSNSSKIALVDGDKILSLFALFIKEQLSVISMEGNGKINDEYQPRVGIIQTAYANGASTDYLKQLGLGVIFTPTGVKYLHEQAIQYDIGIYFEANGHGTILFSEHFVSWLEARCDEPSPKGAEQHKAALRLLAVSKLINQAVGDALSGLLLVEAILQHKGWSISKWDELYRDLPSRQLKVKVVDRSAVVTANAETVVVRPPGIQDAINAEVGKHPQGRCFIRPSGTEDVVRVYAEASTQEAADSLAKSVEQLVDQLLGFGSSR